In the Wyeomyia smithii strain HCP4-BCI-WySm-NY-G18 chromosome 2, ASM2978416v1, whole genome shotgun sequence genome, one interval contains:
- the LOC129723545 gene encoding RNA polymerase II-associated protein 3 — MSKAVKTQLEVKAKCEQLQQSLKELSDWEKEMKKETAKHQQQRDERRAIPPIRSYTSKMQKFVEDQNVTEKKHFFNNDSSSEVENLQDAELFNQKGIEFCKRTKEGEDLNMYKQRYGQTAIDMFTRAIEINSINPTYFVNRALCYFNLERYEDTITDCNTAISLDSKHVAAHYRRMKAFEHLGKNLLAYQSCQQLLKLANNAEELSKIEKDKERLMTRLKQEADKFKLQGNTELANKNYAKACEYFSKAIHVFEGDPIYYHNRSLCYFHLKNYENCLEDCDKAIELDEGYFRPYYQRMRVREQKREYFKAIIDCKKFLELVKDEKQRLTAKKDLERLQRLLEREKEPNLIKWSELSKNAALISFINKPPHLRSKYPLKRIHISEDNSSSDTKTVPSNYVVASDYETIPDAVIDKMFNNNTGERVDDIKQDTNTQHQDFLKSMPKLKNCFSPPVTPSSPPKDILCNQNSPVDHRDSSVGIEECELIGDANFSQTKHEKDMINQENQLQPESTGNENIQKSEVSFQWAAIPSTTVEFYQTWINLQNPLDKFQFLKVVENGPLDKLLGVNLSPPMLSEILLLLDQYSKKQNHCPLKILSKIAINSQIEILMLLLNDKDKNCLSNLLKLTESMQGNNDSIREIKKRFQF; from the exons TACtagtaaaatgcaaaaattcGTCGAGGATCAAAATGTAACAGAGAAGaagcatttttttaataacGATTCATCTAGTGAGGTTGAAAATCTGCAAGATGCGGAATTGTTTAACCAAAAAGGAATAGAGTTTTGTAAACGCACCAAGGAAGGAGAGGATTTGAACATGTATAAACAAAGATATGGTCAAACGGCCATTGATATGTTTACCAGAGCAATCGAAATAAATAGTATAAATCCTACTTATTTCGTTAATCGAGCTCTCTGTTATTTCAATTTGGAACGGTATGAGGATACTATAACCGATTGTAATACTGCTATATCATTAGATAGCAAACACGTAGCAGCACACTACCGACGAATGAAGGCTTTCGAGCATTTGGGCAAAAACTTGTTGGCCTATCAGAGTTGTCAACAATTATTGAAACTGGCCAACAATGCGGAAGAGCTGTCGAAAATTGAAAAGGACAAAGAAAGATTAATGACGAGATTGAAACAAGAAGCAGACAAGTTCAAACTACAGGGAAATACTGAACTTGCCAACAAAAACTATGCTAAAGCTTGCGAGTATTTTTCAAAAGCAATTCATGTATTCGAGGGTGATCCAATCTACTATCACAATCGTAGCCTGTGTTACTTTCATCTGAAGAATTATGAAAACTGTCTCGAAGACTGCGATAAAGCGATTGAACTAGATGAGGGTTACTTTCGTCCTTATTATCAACGAATGCGAGTGCGTGAACAAAAAAGAGAATATTTTAAGGCAATAATTGACTGCAAGAAGTTTCTTGAGTTAGTAAAAGATGAAAAGCAGAGGCTGACCGCCAAAAAAGATCTGGAGCGTTTACAACGTTTGTTGGAACGTGAAAAGGAACCGAACCTTATCAAATGGAGTGAACTGAGTAAGAATGCCGCTTTGATTAGTTTCATTAACAAGCCTCCTCATCTTCGATCAAAG tATCCGCTCAAGCGAATTCACATCTCTGAGGACAACTCATCCAGTGATACTAAAACTGTTCCTTCAAACTACGTCGTGGCTTCCGATTATGAAACCATTCCGGACGCTGTTATCGATAAAATGTTTAATAACAACACTGGAGAAAGGGTAGATGATATAAAACAGGATACTAACACGCAACACCAAGATTTCCTGAAATCTAtgccaaagttgaaaaattgtttttcaccACCAGTTACTCCATCTAGTCCTCCAAAAGATATATTATGCAACCAGAACTCGCCGGTTGATCACCGCGATTCTTCAGTTGGTATTGAGGAATGTGAGCTTATTGGTGACGCTAATTTCTCACAGACTAAACATGAAAAGGACATGATTAACCAGGAAAAT CAATTGCAACCAGAATCAACAGGTAATGAGAATATTCAGAAATCCGAAGTGAGTTTTCAGTGGGCCGCCATTCCTTCTACCACAGTCGAGTTTTATCAAACCTGGATTAATTTGCAAAATCCACTAGacaaatttcagttcttgaag GTTGTCGAGAATGGCCCACTTGACAAATTGCTCGGAGTGAATTTATCGCCTCCTATGCTCTCCGAGATACTACTGTTACTTGATCAATACAGTAAAAAACAGAATCATTGTCCTCTCAAAATTCTTTCGAAGATTGCGATAAATTCTCAGATCGAGATACTCATGCTACTGTTGAATGACAAAGACAAGAATT GTTTGTCCAACTTGCTAAAATTAACGGAATCCATGCAGGGAAATAACGATTCTATACGAGAAATTAAAAAACGATTCCAATTTTGA